A genomic region of Neisseria cinerea contains the following coding sequences:
- the rplW gene encoding 50S ribosomal protein L23, protein MNQQRLTQVILAPIVSEKSNVLAEKRNQMTFKVLANATKPEIKAAVELLFGVQVASVTTVTTKGKTKRFGRTLGRRSDVKKAYVSLAAGQELDLEAAAAAADKE, encoded by the coding sequence ATGAATCAACAACGTTTGACTCAAGTGATTTTGGCACCTATCGTTTCTGAAAAAAGCAACGTATTGGCTGAAAAACGCAACCAAATGACGTTTAAAGTCTTGGCAAATGCAACCAAACCTGAAATCAAAGCTGCTGTTGAGCTGCTGTTTGGTGTTCAAGTTGCTTCTGTAACTACCGTTACAACTAAAGGCAAAACTAAGCGTTTTGGTCGTACTTTGGGCCGCCGCAGCGATGTTAAAAAAGCTTATGTAAGCTTGGCAGCCGGTCAAGAGTTGGATTTGGAAGCCGCTGCTGCAGCTGCAGATAAGGAATAA
- the rplB gene encoding 50S ribosomal protein L2, giving the protein MAIVKMKPTSAGRRGMVRVVTEGLHKGAPYAPLLEKKNSTAGRNHNGHITTRHKGGGHKHHYRVVDFKRNKDGIPAKVERIEYDPNRTAFIALLCYADGERRYIIAPRGIQAGAVLVSGAEAAIKVGNTLPIRNIPVGTTIHCIEMKPGKGAQIARSAGASAVLLAKEGAYAQVRLRSGEVRKINVNCRATIGEVGNEEQSLKKIGKAGANRWRGIRPTVRGVVMNPVDHPHGGGEGRTGEAREPVSPWGTPAKGYRTRNNKRTDNMIVRRRYSNKG; this is encoded by the coding sequence ATGGCAATCGTTAAAATGAAGCCAACTTCTGCAGGCCGTCGCGGCATGGTTCGCGTGGTAACAGAAGGTTTGCACAAAGGTGCGCCTTATGCACCTTTGCTCGAAAAGAAAAATTCTACTGCCGGTCGTAACCATAATGGTCATATCACCACCCGTCATAAAGGCGGCGGTCATAAACACCATTACCGTGTTGTAGACTTTAAACGTAACAAAGACGGTATCCCTGCAAAAGTAGAGCGTATCGAATACGATCCTAACCGCACTGCCTTTATTGCATTGTTGTGCTATGCAGACGGCGAACGTCGCTACATCATCGCTCCTCGCGGTATTCAAGCCGGTGCTGTATTGGTTTCCGGTGCTGAAGCTGCCATCAAAGTAGGTAACACCCTGCCAATCCGCAATATTCCCGTTGGTACGACTATCCACTGTATCGAAATGAAACCTGGTAAAGGTGCACAAATTGCACGTTCTGCCGGTGCTTCTGCGGTATTGCTGGCTAAAGAAGGCGCATACGCTCAAGTCCGTCTGCGCTCTGGCGAAGTTCGTAAAATCAACGTAAATTGCCGTGCAACCATCGGTGAAGTCGGTAACGAAGAGCAAAGCCTGAAGAAAATCGGTAAAGCCGGTGCTAATCGTTGGCGCGGTATTCGTCCGACCGTTCGTGGTGTTGTGATGAACCCTGTCGATCACCCGCATGGTGGTGGTGAAGGTCGTACCGGTGAAGCTCGCGAACCGGTTAGCCCATGGGGTACTCCTGCTAAAGGCTACCGCACTCGTAATAACAAACGCACGGATAACATGATTGTTCGTCGTCGTTACTCAAATAAAGGTTAA